In Agromyces sp. G08B096, a genomic segment contains:
- a CDS encoding carbohydrate ABC transporter permease — protein MSAVTTRPGRPSAARSGRSTASRLRGLSATTAKYLSLVIAVLVTLLPLSVVLIASLKTSQEYGQTGPFDPPANWLNLDNFVTAFTSGEMLEGFLNTLVVLVVSLIGTIALGTMCAYALDRFAFRGKKLVFGLFLVATLIPSVTSQVATFQVVNGLGLYDTKAALILLFMGTDIIAIYLFIQFMQAIPVSLDEAAMIDGANRWTIYWRIILPLLKPAIATVVIIKGIAVYNEFYLPFLYLPSEGLISTSLFRFKGPFGAQWEVIAAGTILVIIPTIIAFVLLQRWIYKGLTSGAVK, from the coding sequence ATGAGCGCCGTGACCACGCGCCCGGGCCGGCCCTCGGCCGCCCGCTCCGGCAGGTCGACCGCGTCGCGTCTGCGAGGGCTCAGCGCCACGACGGCGAAGTACCTGAGCCTCGTCATCGCGGTGCTCGTCACGCTGCTGCCGCTGTCGGTCGTGCTCATCGCGAGCCTGAAGACGAGCCAGGAGTACGGCCAGACGGGTCCGTTCGACCCGCCCGCGAACTGGCTGAACCTCGACAACTTCGTCACCGCGTTCACGAGCGGCGAGATGCTCGAGGGCTTCCTCAACACGCTCGTCGTGCTCGTGGTGTCGCTCATCGGCACCATCGCGCTCGGCACGATGTGCGCCTACGCGCTCGACCGGTTCGCGTTCCGCGGCAAGAAGCTCGTCTTCGGGCTCTTCCTCGTGGCGACGCTCATCCCGAGCGTGACGAGCCAGGTCGCGACCTTCCAGGTGGTGAACGGGCTGGGGCTGTACGACACGAAGGCCGCGCTCATCCTGCTCTTCATGGGCACCGACATCATCGCGATCTACCTGTTCATCCAGTTCATGCAGGCGATCCCCGTCTCGCTCGACGAGGCGGCGATGATCGACGGCGCGAACCGGTGGACGATCTACTGGCGGATCATCCTGCCTCTGCTGAAGCCCGCGATCGCGACCGTCGTGATCATCAAGGGCATCGCCGTGTACAACGAGTTCTACCTGCCCTTCCTCTACCTGCCGTCCGAGGGCCTCATCTCGACGTCGCTGTTCCGGTTCAAGGGACCGTTCGGCGCACAGTGGGAGGTCATCGCGGCCGGCACGATCCTCGTCATCATCCCCACGATCATCGCCTTCGTCCTGCTGCAACGCTGGATCTACAAGGGCCTGACCTCCGGAGCCGTCAAGTAG
- a CDS encoding sugar ABC transporter permease, whose protein sequence is MTDTALDTAPADTRAAVTVPAGSGRRFRGDSRGTGARPVGGSARGRLRRQLTPWLFVAGAVGLLLVFTYWPAANLLYYSITDWDGLDLTKNVIGFDNYVEVFTNPRIFSVFGVSLYYFAASFVQMALALYFATILSFSTRFANFFKGVLFFPYLINGVAIGFVFLYLFQPGGTLDTALGWFGLSDPPHWLGDPDIVNTSLAATSVWRYTGLNFVLFLGAIQSIPHEIYEAAELDGANRWQQFWAIILPGIRRVVGLSFILAISGSLSVFEIPFIMTGGANGSSTFVIETISTAFNFRNVGLASAMAVVLLVIVLIVTWIQRKVFPDEKVDLT, encoded by the coding sequence ATGACCGACACGGCACTCGACACCGCCCCGGCGGACACGCGCGCCGCCGTCACGGTGCCGGCCGGCTCGGGCCGCCGGTTCCGCGGGGACTCCCGCGGGACCGGCGCCCGGCCGGTCGGCGGCTCGGCGCGCGGACGACTCCGGCGGCAGCTCACGCCCTGGCTCTTCGTGGCCGGCGCCGTGGGGCTGCTGCTGGTCTTCACCTACTGGCCGGCCGCCAACCTGCTGTACTACAGCATCACCGACTGGGACGGGCTCGACCTGACCAAGAACGTGATCGGCTTCGACAACTACGTCGAGGTGTTCACGAACCCCCGCATCTTCAGCGTCTTCGGCGTGAGCCTCTACTACTTCGCGGCATCCTTCGTGCAGATGGCGCTCGCGCTGTACTTCGCGACGATCCTCAGCTTCAGCACCCGATTCGCGAACTTCTTCAAGGGCGTGCTGTTCTTCCCGTACCTCATCAACGGCGTCGCGATCGGCTTCGTCTTCCTCTACCTCTTCCAGCCGGGCGGCACCCTCGACACCGCGCTCGGATGGTTCGGCCTGAGCGATCCGCCGCACTGGCTCGGCGACCCCGACATCGTGAACACGTCGCTCGCGGCCACCTCGGTGTGGCGGTACACCGGCCTGAACTTCGTGCTCTTCCTCGGCGCGATCCAGTCGATCCCGCACGAGATCTACGAGGCGGCCGAGCTCGACGGCGCGAACCGCTGGCAGCAGTTCTGGGCGATCATCTTACCCGGCATCCGGCGGGTCGTCGGCCTCTCGTTCATCCTCGCGATCTCGGGGAGCCTGAGCGTCTTCGAGATCCCGTTCATCATGACCGGCGGGGCGAACGGCTCGAGCACGTTCGTCATCGAGACGATCTCGACGGCGTTCAACTTCCGCAACGTCGGCCTCGCCTCGGCGATGGCGGTCGTGCTGCTCGTCATCGTGCTCATCGTTACCTGGATCCAGCGGAAGGTGTTCCCCGACGAGAAGGTGGATCTCACATGA
- a CDS encoding ABC transporter substrate-binding protein: protein MATKAVARLALLAVAGLALSGCSAGGAEDASNTIDGEVKGDITVVTWRTDLVEDGTFDEYAKEFQKLYPDVNVTFEGITDYEGEMKTRLSSTNYGDVIGIPTMQPSQFEQFLEPLGETADFEDTYRFLTTHTYEGTQYGLAIGGNAQGVLYNTRVFEEAGVTELPTSEEEWLAALQKVKDNTDAIPLYTNYKDGWPLSQSFSNLGSITNNPDAGIEMAEDPAPWTEGTDIYAIDSLLYESVAAGLTEEDPLTTNWEQSKVDIATGKIGAMTLGSWAISQMQAAAEDNGASPDDIGYMAFPSNIDGTQYALIGGDYNLGISKHSKAKAAAWAWIQWLIEDSGFTETQGMISTVAEKPLPDNLSGFTENGVELFEVNPAPAGKESLLSDVSNDSQIDLWGQLYRQKMVDIARGAADGDKESYFAELNERWGASVGKLAG, encoded by the coding sequence ATGGCAACGAAGGCAGTGGCGCGACTCGCGCTCCTCGCCGTGGCCGGCCTCGCGCTCAGCGGGTGCTCGGCGGGCGGCGCGGAGGACGCCTCGAACACCATCGACGGCGAGGTGAAGGGCGACATCACCGTCGTCACCTGGCGCACCGACCTGGTCGAGGACGGCACGTTCGACGAGTACGCGAAGGAGTTCCAGAAGCTCTACCCCGACGTGAACGTGACGTTCGAGGGCATCACCGACTACGAGGGCGAGATGAAGACCCGCCTGAGCTCGACGAACTACGGCGACGTCATCGGCATCCCGACCATGCAGCCGAGCCAGTTCGAGCAGTTCCTCGAGCCGCTCGGCGAGACCGCGGACTTCGAGGACACCTACCGGTTCCTCACGACGCACACCTACGAGGGCACGCAGTACGGCCTCGCCATCGGCGGCAACGCCCAGGGCGTGCTGTACAACACGCGCGTCTTCGAGGAGGCCGGCGTCACCGAGCTGCCCACCTCCGAGGAGGAGTGGCTCGCCGCGCTCCAGAAGGTCAAGGACAACACCGACGCCATCCCGCTCTACACGAACTACAAGGACGGCTGGCCGCTGTCGCAGTCCTTCAGCAACCTGGGGTCCATCACCAACAACCCGGATGCCGGCATCGAGATGGCCGAGGACCCCGCGCCGTGGACCGAGGGCACCGACATCTACGCCATCGACTCGCTGCTCTACGAGTCGGTCGCCGCGGGCCTCACCGAGGAGGACCCGCTGACCACGAACTGGGAGCAGTCGAAGGTCGACATCGCCACCGGCAAGATCGGTGCGATGACGCTCGGCTCGTGGGCGATCTCGCAGATGCAGGCCGCCGCGGAGGACAACGGCGCCTCGCCCGACGACATCGGCTACATGGCGTTCCCGTCGAACATCGACGGCACCCAGTACGCCCTCATCGGCGGCGACTACAACCTCGGCATCAGCAAGCACTCCAAGGCCAAGGCCGCCGCCTGGGCCTGGATCCAGTGGCTCATCGAGGACTCGGGCTTCACCGAGACGCAGGGCATGATCTCGACGGTCGCCGAGAAGCCGCTGCCCGACAACCTCTCGGGCTTCACCGAGAACGGCGTCGAGCTGTTCGAGGTGAACCCGGCGCCCGCCGGCAAGGAGAGCCTGCTGAGCGACGTCTCCAACGACTCCCAGATCGACCTCTGGGGCCAGCTGTACCGCCAGAAGATGGTCGACATCGCGCGCGGTGCCGCCGACGGCGACAAGGAGAGCTACTTCGCCGAGCTCAACGAGCGCTGGGGCGCCTCCGTCGGGAAGCTCGCGGGCTGA
- a CDS encoding LacI family DNA-binding transcriptional regulator produces the protein MTGQQQRATLDDVARLAGVSSKTVSRVFTNRELVAPETVERVLTAAKRLRFRPNTLARSLRRGGATNTIGFVMGELGNPFYYKVAAGIEQELARNGYALLVATTDDTPDGEERVVDALLAQRIGALLLIPVGDDQSYLEGERHLGTPVIAIDRPARNLVADALVLENHRGVFDATSRLIALGHRRIAYACNPAAVYTQAERVRGYRDAMAAAGIHDTHRWERLVDDRTVAPDDLVGDLLDRDDAPTAIITGNNRMTVGALRALRARGADGRVALIGFDDFDTADVLGVSVISYDPVALGRQAARLAIERIGEPAGFTKQIELPTWVVERGTGERPPAEGVGA, from the coding sequence ATGACCGGCCAGCAGCAGCGTGCGACGCTCGACGACGTCGCGCGGCTCGCGGGCGTGAGCTCGAAGACGGTGTCGCGGGTGTTCACCAACCGCGAGCTCGTCGCCCCCGAGACGGTCGAACGCGTGCTCACGGCAGCCAAGCGCCTTCGGTTCCGCCCGAACACGCTGGCCCGCAGCCTCCGGCGCGGCGGCGCCACGAACACCATCGGCTTCGTCATGGGCGAGCTCGGCAACCCCTTCTACTACAAGGTCGCCGCGGGCATCGAGCAGGAGCTCGCCCGCAACGGGTACGCACTGCTCGTGGCGACGACGGACGACACCCCCGACGGCGAGGAGCGCGTCGTCGACGCCCTGCTCGCCCAGCGCATCGGCGCCCTGCTGCTCATCCCTGTCGGCGACGACCAGTCGTACCTCGAGGGCGAGCGGCACCTCGGCACGCCGGTCATCGCGATCGACCGGCCGGCGCGCAATCTCGTCGCCGACGCCCTGGTGCTCGAGAACCATCGCGGCGTGTTCGACGCGACGTCGCGCCTCATCGCGCTCGGGCACCGCCGCATCGCCTACGCCTGCAACCCGGCCGCCGTCTACACGCAGGCCGAGCGGGTGCGCGGATACCGCGACGCCATGGCTGCCGCCGGCATCCACGACACGCACCGCTGGGAACGTCTCGTCGACGATCGCACCGTGGCGCCCGACGACCTCGTCGGCGACCTCCTCGACCGCGACGACGCCCCCACCGCGATCATCACGGGCAACAACCGCATGACCGTCGGCGCACTCCGCGCCCTGCGGGCGCGCGGGGCCGACGGCCGCGTCGCCCTCATCGGGTTCGACGACTTCGACACCGCGGACGTGCTGGGCGTGAGCGTCATCTCCTACGACCCGGTCGCCCTCGGCCGCCAAGCGGCCCGGCTCGCGATCGAGCGCATCGGCGAACCCGCCGGATTCACCAAGCAGATCGAGCTGCCCACCTGGGTGGTCGAACGCGGCACCGGCGAACGGCCGCCCGCAGAAGGGGTCGGGGCATGA
- a CDS encoding alpha-galactosidase, whose product MTDELVHLESGGVAVLIDASGPGLPSVLHWGAALGKLGEEAAAGLRAAVSRQTAPRTLDAAWNLSLSPLEGDGWSGRPGLQLRRDGVLLRPRWKLGEVRTSATGFACTARDEASGLELDLVISIEAGGVVAVDHRLRHAGGEGRLPVEVEWVEATLPVPKSTDRLLTFDGRWSREKRPVTTAMPAGSIVRQSRRGRPGHDAPMLFAALEGEPRWRTGRVWAAHVAWSSDATYRLDHVTDSAILVGGGEVLRPGELVLAPGDEYAAPRVLFAYSDAGLDGVAAAFHDLLRARPGHPSSPRPFVLNTWEAVYFDHDPARVLALAERAASVGVERFVLDDGWFLGRRDDTTSLGDWIVDRSVWPDGLRPLADRVHELGMQFGLWFEPEMVSLDSEVARAHPEWLLHDPAHLRHDPGLSWRDQYVLDLADPGAYAHVLGQISGLVDDLGIDFIKWDHNRDLVDTVHDGRPGVHAQMIAVYRLLDELRARHPRLEIESCSSGGARTDLGMLAHTDRVWASDSNDAVERQDIQRWTGLLLPPELVGAHVGPPTSHSSGRTLGLTYRMATSLLGSAGLEWNILDCDADELEAITRFTALYRELRPVTHRGRVVHPDLRDPAWRVTGFVADDAAVFVVATVASLEDARAERLRLPGLDPSRVYRVRVRRELGRAAHGGNTPEWYRTGDLDLPGAVLTEVGLQLPTLWPEQAFVLHLEGR is encoded by the coding sequence ATGACCGACGAACTCGTCCACCTGGAGTCCGGCGGGGTCGCGGTGCTCATCGACGCGTCGGGCCCCGGCCTGCCGTCGGTGCTGCACTGGGGCGCCGCGCTCGGGAAGCTCGGCGAAGAGGCCGCGGCGGGGCTGCGGGCCGCGGTGAGCCGGCAGACCGCGCCGCGGACGCTCGACGCCGCGTGGAACCTCTCGCTCTCACCGCTCGAGGGCGACGGCTGGAGCGGGCGGCCTGGGCTGCAGCTGCGCCGCGACGGCGTGCTGCTCCGCCCGCGCTGGAAGCTCGGCGAGGTCCGGACGTCGGCGACCGGGTTCGCGTGCACCGCCCGCGACGAGGCATCCGGTCTGGAACTCGATCTGGTGATCTCGATCGAGGCGGGCGGCGTGGTCGCGGTCGACCACCGGCTGCGGCACGCCGGCGGCGAAGGCCGCCTCCCCGTGGAGGTCGAGTGGGTGGAGGCGACGCTGCCGGTGCCGAAGAGCACCGACCGGCTGCTCACCTTCGACGGCCGGTGGAGCCGGGAGAAGCGACCGGTGACCACCGCCATGCCGGCGGGGTCGATCGTGCGCCAGTCGCGCCGTGGCCGCCCGGGCCATGATGCGCCGATGCTGTTCGCCGCGCTCGAGGGCGAGCCGCGCTGGCGGACGGGTCGCGTGTGGGCGGCGCACGTCGCCTGGTCATCGGATGCCACGTACCGCCTCGACCATGTGACCGACTCGGCCATCCTGGTCGGCGGCGGCGAGGTGCTGCGCCCCGGCGAGCTGGTGCTCGCGCCCGGGGACGAGTACGCGGCGCCGCGCGTGCTGTTCGCCTACTCCGATGCCGGCCTCGACGGCGTCGCGGCCGCGTTCCACGACCTGCTCCGCGCACGACCGGGCCACCCGTCGTCGCCGCGCCCGTTCGTGCTGAACACGTGGGAGGCGGTGTACTTCGACCACGACCCGGCTCGCGTGCTCGCCCTCGCCGAACGGGCCGCCTCGGTGGGCGTGGAGCGGTTCGTGCTCGACGACGGCTGGTTCCTCGGCCGGCGCGACGACACGACGAGCCTGGGCGACTGGATCGTCGACCGCAGCGTGTGGCCCGACGGGCTCCGCCCGCTCGCCGACCGGGTCCACGAGCTCGGCATGCAGTTCGGCCTGTGGTTCGAGCCCGAGATGGTGAGCCTCGACTCCGAGGTCGCGAGGGCGCACCCCGAGTGGCTGCTGCACGACCCGGCGCATCTCCGCCACGACCCGGGCCTCAGCTGGCGCGATCAGTACGTTCTCGACCTGGCCGACCCCGGCGCGTACGCGCACGTGCTCGGCCAGATCAGCGGGCTCGTCGACGACCTGGGCATCGATTTCATCAAGTGGGACCACAACCGCGACCTGGTCGACACGGTGCACGACGGGCGCCCGGGCGTTCACGCGCAGATGATCGCCGTGTACCGGCTCCTCGACGAGCTCCGGGCGCGGCATCCGCGGCTCGAGATCGAGTCGTGCTCGTCGGGCGGCGCCCGCACCGACCTCGGCATGCTCGCGCACACCGACCGGGTGTGGGCCAGCGACTCCAACGACGCGGTCGAGCGTCAGGACATCCAGCGATGGACCGGCCTGCTGCTGCCGCCCGAGCTGGTCGGCGCGCACGTCGGCCCGCCGACGTCGCACAGCTCGGGCCGCACGCTCGGGCTGACCTACCGCATGGCGACGAGCCTGCTGGGATCGGCGGGGCTGGAGTGGAACATCCTCGACTGCGACGCCGACGAGCTCGAGGCGATCACACGCTTCACGGCGCTGTACCGAGAACTCCGCCCGGTCACGCACCGCGGCCGCGTCGTGCACCCCGACCTCCGCGATCCGGCCTGGCGGGTCACCGGGTTCGTCGCCGATGACGCAGCGGTCTTCGTCGTCGCGACGGTCGCGAGTCTCGAAGACGCGCGAGCCGAGCGGCTCCGGCTGCCCGGTCTCGACCCGTCCCGTGTCTATCGCGTCCGCGTGCGCCGCGAGCTCGGCCGCGCCGCGCACGGCGGCAACACTCCCGAGTGGTACCGCACGGGCGACCTCGACCTGCCGGGCGCCGTGCTCACCGAGGTCGGACTCCAGCTGCCGACCCTGTGGCCCGAGCAGGCGTTCGTGCTCCACCTCGAGGGGCGCTAG
- a CDS encoding acetylxylan esterase, with product MPRFDLPPAELRAYRPTVAEPADFDAFWQRTLAESRAVAEAPVLTKVDSPLALVDVYDLAFSGYAGDVVRGWLVVPAGASEPLPTVVEYNGYNGGRGLPHERLAWAASGYAWAFMDTRGQGSQWGTGGVTPDPHGTGPSVPGFMTRGILDPETYYYRRVFTDAALLIDAVRTLDVVDADRVAVTGASQGGGIAFAAAALSDGLIAAMPDVPFLCHFERAVGLTDRDPYAEIVRYLAVHRDAAERVFETLSYFDGVNLAKRATAPALVSAALMDPVCPPSTVFAAANHYGGETTVVEYAFNEHEGGQGVHWQRQAAWLAERV from the coding sequence ATGCCCCGCTTCGACCTGCCGCCCGCCGAGCTCCGCGCCTACCGCCCGACGGTCGCCGAGCCGGCCGACTTCGACGCGTTCTGGCAGCGCACCCTCGCCGAGTCGCGCGCCGTCGCCGAGGCGCCGGTGCTCACGAAGGTCGACTCGCCGCTCGCGCTCGTCGACGTCTACGACCTCGCCTTCAGCGGATACGCCGGCGACGTCGTGCGCGGCTGGCTCGTCGTGCCGGCCGGCGCGAGCGAGCCGCTGCCGACCGTCGTCGAGTACAACGGCTACAACGGCGGCCGGGGCCTGCCGCACGAGCGGCTCGCGTGGGCGGCATCCGGCTACGCGTGGGCGTTCATGGACACGCGCGGCCAGGGCAGTCAGTGGGGCACCGGCGGCGTCACACCCGACCCGCACGGCACCGGGCCCTCGGTGCCCGGGTTCATGACCCGCGGCATCCTCGACCCCGAGACCTATTACTACCGGCGCGTGTTCACCGACGCCGCGCTGCTCATCGACGCGGTCCGCACGCTCGACGTCGTCGACGCCGACCGGGTCGCCGTGACCGGCGCCAGCCAGGGCGGCGGCATCGCCTTCGCCGCCGCCGCACTCAGCGACGGCCTGATCGCCGCGATGCCGGATGTCCCGTTCCTCTGCCACTTCGAACGCGCCGTGGGCCTCACCGACCGCGACCCGTACGCCGAGATCGTCCGCTACCTCGCCGTGCACCGCGACGCCGCGGAGCGGGTGTTCGAGACGCTGTCGTACTTCGACGGCGTGAACCTCGCCAAGCGTGCGACCGCACCCGCGCTCGTGTCGGCAGCGCTGATGGACCCGGTGTGCCCGCCCTCGACGGTGTTCGCCGCGGCGAACCACTACGGCGGTGAGACCACCGTCGTCGAGTACGCGTTCAACGAGCACGAGGGCGGCCAGGGCGTGCACTGGCAGCGCCAGGCGGCCTGGCTCGCCGAGCGGGTCTGA
- a CDS encoding carbohydrate kinase family protein: MTASVCIVGPASWNRIVLLDRLPEPVPHMQFALDEWETVGATSAGKALGLAALGRPVALHALIGDDADGRRVRQALEASGVRVLGDPADRTERHLNLMTRAGERVSLYLSTPTDDPAGPGDEVLQAMAAAEAIVLDLAERSRRLIPAARAANRPIWTDVHDYDGEAEFHRPFLEAADAVFMNADRIGDPWPFLERCIRGGASLAVCTLGADGAIAVDERMTRHDVPAVPVEVLDTNGAGDAFMAGVLDATLAGAGVDDALRAGAAHAATVLTTRHLHPSLDAVLGG; encoded by the coding sequence ATGACTGCAAGCGTTTGCATCGTGGGGCCGGCGTCCTGGAACCGCATCGTGCTGCTCGACCGGCTGCCCGAGCCCGTCCCCCATATGCAGTTCGCGCTCGACGAATGGGAGACCGTCGGCGCCACCTCGGCCGGCAAGGCACTCGGCCTTGCGGCCCTCGGCCGCCCGGTCGCCCTGCACGCCCTCATCGGCGACGACGCCGACGGCCGGCGGGTCCGCCAGGCGCTCGAGGCATCCGGCGTGCGCGTGCTCGGCGACCCGGCCGACCGCACCGAACGCCATCTCAACCTCATGACGCGTGCCGGTGAACGCGTGTCGCTCTACCTTTCGACGCCGACCGACGACCCGGCCGGCCCGGGCGATGAGGTGCTGCAGGCGATGGCCGCCGCCGAGGCGATCGTGCTCGACCTCGCCGAGCGGTCGCGCCGGCTGATCCCGGCCGCGCGCGCCGCGAACCGCCCGATCTGGACCGACGTGCACGACTACGACGGGGAGGCCGAGTTCCACCGGCCCTTCCTCGAGGCCGCCGACGCCGTGTTCATGAACGCCGACCGCATCGGCGACCCATGGCCGTTCCTCGAACGCTGCATCCGCGGCGGCGCGTCGCTCGCGGTCTGCACGCTCGGCGCAGACGGCGCGATCGCGGTCGATGAGCGGATGACCCGCCACGACGTGCCCGCCGTGCCGGTCGAGGTGCTCGACACGAACGGCGCGGGCGACGCCTTCATGGCGGGTGTGCTCGATGCGACGCTCGCGGGCGCCGGCGTCGACGACGCGCTCCGCGCCGGGGCCGCGCACGCGGCGACCGTGCTGACCACGCGCCACCTGCATCCCTCGCTCGACGCAGTGCTCGGCGGCTGA
- a CDS encoding DNA-3-methyladenine glycosylase 2 family protein → MSIAPHTLEWRPRHPTDLLQTAGSLRRGPGDPTFAAVAGEVWRTTRTVDGSATLRLTQPSPDVLRAEGWGEGAALAVAQAPELLGARDDPSGFEPRLDVLHDAHRRNPGLRIPRTAAVFEALVPAILEQKVITLQAHASWRWLLLRHGSDAPGPTPRPMKVVPTPAAWADIPTWDWHRAGVDPRRARTIVNAARFADRIDEAAGMTPEAAAARLTLFPGIGVWTVAEVAQRALGDADAVSVGDYHLSNYVGHALAGRDMTDEEMLEVLSPWAGHRYRVIRLLGAAGVRGRPRRGPRLAFVDHRAY, encoded by the coding sequence GTGTCCATCGCCCCCCACACGCTCGAGTGGCGGCCGAGGCATCCGACCGATCTCCTGCAGACCGCCGGAAGCCTGCGCCGCGGGCCAGGCGACCCGACCTTCGCGGCCGTGGCGGGCGAGGTGTGGCGCACCACCCGCACCGTGGACGGGTCCGCGACGCTCCGGCTGACGCAGCCGTCGCCCGACGTGCTCCGGGCCGAGGGGTGGGGCGAGGGCGCCGCGCTCGCCGTGGCGCAGGCGCCCGAGCTGCTCGGTGCGCGCGACGATCCGTCGGGCTTCGAGCCGCGACTCGACGTGCTGCACGATGCGCACCGGCGCAATCCCGGGCTCCGGATCCCGCGCACGGCCGCGGTGTTCGAGGCGCTCGTGCCCGCCATCCTCGAGCAGAAGGTCATCACGCTGCAGGCGCATGCGTCGTGGCGGTGGCTGCTGCTGCGGCACGGGTCGGATGCCCCCGGCCCGACGCCGCGCCCCATGAAGGTCGTGCCGACACCGGCGGCATGGGCCGACATCCCCACGTGGGACTGGCATCGCGCGGGCGTCGACCCCCGCCGGGCGCGCACGATCGTGAACGCGGCGCGGTTCGCCGACCGCATCGACGAGGCCGCGGGCATGACGCCAGAGGCGGCCGCCGCACGGCTGACGCTGTTCCCCGGCATCGGCGTCTGGACGGTCGCCGAAGTCGCCCAGCGAGCCCTCGGCGACGCCGACGCGGTCTCGGTCGGCGACTACCACCTGTCGAACTACGTCGGGCACGCGCTCGCCGGCCGCGACATGACCGACGAGGAGATGCTCGAGGTGCTCTCGCCGTGGGCCGGGCACCGATACCGGGTCATCCGGTTACTCGGCGCGGCGGGCGTGCGGGGCAGACCGCGCCGCGGGCCGCGCCTCGCCTTCGTCGACCACCGCGCCTACTGA
- a CDS encoding iron-containing redox enzyme family protein, giving the protein MTMSAPASVGASERWPMPLPEARGEVSRLVIERLRGGPVAAELDPAAAASAVSSSRGLLEDDDVQLALFLLYELHYGGLAGVDDRLEWEPAILAFRRELETAYEAELRQLIPQPHATRDVPEALFALVEASDDGPGLSNWVETDATAEQVREVMVHRSIYTLKEADPHSWAIPRLHGRAKAALVEIQADEYGGGRPERLHAEIFAKTLRALGLDDRYGAYADHVPALVYASMNLMSLLGLHRRLRGAIAGHLAAYEMTSSIPCRAYANGFRRLGLGDEAADYFDEHVEADAVHEQVAARDLAGGLAADEPELADDILFGAAACLTVDGRLWSSIRSAFEAGGTALRKPLS; this is encoded by the coding sequence ATGACCATGTCGGCACCGGCATCCGTTGGAGCGAGCGAGCGGTGGCCGATGCCGCTGCCCGAGGCCCGCGGGGAGGTGAGCCGGCTCGTCATCGAGCGGCTCCGCGGCGGGCCCGTCGCCGCCGAGCTCGACCCCGCGGCCGCGGCATCCGCCGTCTCGTCGTCGCGGGGCCTGCTCGAGGACGACGACGTGCAGCTCGCGCTGTTCCTCCTCTACGAGCTGCACTACGGCGGGCTCGCGGGCGTCGACGACCGGCTCGAGTGGGAGCCGGCGATCCTCGCGTTCCGCCGCGAGCTCGAGACGGCGTACGAGGCCGAGCTGCGGCAGCTCATCCCGCAGCCGCACGCGACCCGCGACGTGCCCGAGGCGCTGTTCGCCCTCGTCGAGGCATCCGACGACGGCCCGGGCCTATCGAACTGGGTCGAGACCGACGCGACCGCCGAGCAGGTGCGCGAGGTCATGGTGCACCGCTCGATCTACACGCTGAAGGAGGCCGATCCGCACAGCTGGGCCATCCCTCGGCTGCACGGCCGCGCGAAGGCGGCGCTCGTCGAGATCCAGGCCGACGAGTACGGCGGCGGCCGCCCCGAACGGCTGCACGCCGAGATCTTCGCCAAGACGCTGCGCGCGCTCGGCCTCGACGACCGCTACGGCGCCTACGCCGACCACGTGCCCGCCCTCGTCTACGCCTCGATGAACCTCATGTCGCTCCTCGGCCTGCATCGGCGCCTCCGCGGGGCGATCGCCGGCCACCTGGCGGCGTACGAGATGACCAGCTCGATCCCGTGCCGTGCGTATGCCAACGGGTTCCGCCGCCTGGGGCTCGGCGACGAGGCGGCCGACTACTTCGACGAGCACGTCGAGGCCGATGCGGTGCACGAGCAGGTCGCGGCGCGCGACCTCGCGGGCGGGCTCGCGGCGGACGAGCCCGAACTCGCCGACGACATCCTCTTCGGTGCCGCGGCCTGCCTCACGGTCGACGGACGGCTCTGGTCGAGCATCCGCTCCGCGTTCGAGGCGGGCGGCACGGCCCTGCGGAAGCCGCTGTCATGA
- a CDS encoding CDGSH iron-sulfur domain-containing protein: MTAAGPSVVACPNGPLLVRGDVEIRDEHGELVDPHRRTVALCRCGASAIRPFCDGSHKLVGFRTVRPERTPAVVYDDPAGP; encoded by the coding sequence ATGACCGCCGCCGGGCCGTCGGTCGTCGCCTGCCCCAACGGGCCGCTCCTCGTGCGCGGCGACGTAGAGATCCGCGACGAGCACGGGGAGCTGGTCGACCCGCACCGTCGGACGGTCGCACTCTGCCGGTGCGGCGCGTCGGCGATCCGCCCGTTCTGCGACGGCAGCCACAAGCTCGTCGGCTTTCGCACGGTGCGACCCGAGCGGACGCCCGCCGTCGTGTACGACGACCCGGCCGGTCCATGA